A single genomic interval of Salinarchaeum sp. IM2453 harbors:
- a CDS encoding helix-turn-helix domain-containing protein, producing MSTILPNADTLDLYVEINLDLPNTHPCLVNDLCSHACTLDSVSRQSNGNRCLLTIEGAEHVNDRAQIEQVEQPCHDQDCYYELLNHDGFSAHVTDVTESGIHIEGYVCSRSTLVDLVENLSSIGEVTVQKLSRFNAEDNPSDLRTIDFSTLTTLEQKTLRQAIKNGYYDQPRAISLEELADQFDVSKGTVSQRLQSAERKLVFEATCDSFPGST from the coding sequence ATGAGTACCATTTTACCAAACGCTGATACTCTTGATCTTTATGTGGAGATAAACCTTGATCTCCCTAACACGCATCCGTGTTTGGTGAACGATCTTTGTTCTCATGCCTGCACATTAGACTCAGTGTCTCGCCAATCTAATGGGAATCGATGTCTGCTAACCATTGAGGGGGCGGAGCATGTTAATGACAGGGCACAAATCGAACAAGTCGAGCAACCCTGTCATGATCAAGACTGTTATTATGAGCTTCTTAACCATGACGGATTTAGTGCACATGTCACAGATGTAACCGAATCCGGGATTCATATCGAGGGATACGTCTGTTCACGGAGCACACTGGTTGACCTCGTTGAAAATCTCTCGTCAATTGGAGAAGTTACTGTACAAAAACTATCCAGATTCAATGCTGAAGATAATCCATCTGATTTACGAACGATTGACTTTTCGACATTAACAACATTAGAGCAAAAGACACTTCGCCAAGCTATTAAGAACGGTTACTATGATCAGCCACGCGCGATATCTCTTGAAGAACTAGCTGATCAGTTTGATGTATCAAAAGGTACGGTCTCACAGCGGCTCCAATCAGCTGAACGGAAGCTTGTTTTCGAGGCTACTTGTGACTCGTTTCCCGGGAGTACTTAA
- the amrA gene encoding AmmeMemoRadiSam system protein A: MIDQERGTELVTRARQVALAAAQGETTRPALDGDGSYGVFTTLNKNDRLRGCRGYPRPVASLPTLIDAAAIDAAINDSRFPSVSPDEFGAITVDVTILGESEKIDTEQAKTEIELGYHGLVAKKGQQRGLLLPQVAVERSWDEYEFVAAVCQKAGLSSSAWQHSETQIERFPARGFREQEPKGSIEEIDITKGE, encoded by the coding sequence ATGATCGATCAAGAACGGGGCACTGAGCTCGTTACCCGTGCCAGACAAGTTGCACTCGCAGCAGCACAAGGTGAGACGACACGTCCAGCACTTGACGGTGACGGGTCATATGGTGTATTCACGACACTGAATAAAAATGATCGATTACGCGGATGTCGAGGATATCCACGGCCAGTGGCATCACTTCCAACGCTGATTGACGCGGCTGCTATTGACGCAGCAATTAATGATAGTAGGTTTCCATCAGTGTCTCCCGACGAATTTGGTGCAATCACCGTTGATGTTACGATTCTAGGTGAATCTGAAAAGATTGACACAGAGCAAGCTAAGACAGAAATCGAGCTGGGATATCACGGACTGGTTGCCAAAAAGGGGCAACAACGAGGACTGCTACTTCCACAGGTTGCAGTGGAACGAAGCTGGGATGAATACGAGTTTGTTGCTGCAGTGTGTCAGAAAGCGGGGCTATCTTCTTCAGCGTGGCAACATTCAGAAACGCAGATTGAGCGATTTCCTGCACGAGGATTTAGGGAACAGGAGCCAAAAGGATCAATTGAGGAAATAGATATTACCAAAGGTGAATAG
- the amrB gene encoding AmmeMemoRadiSam system protein B translates to MTDIRSPAVAGQFYRSTSEELKKQVEESFAHSVGPQSGPRCDKEDQRLHGAVVPHAGLPFSGPVAAHSYNKLAQCRQPDTIVIIGPNHRGGGSPISVAPHEKWRTPFGEVSIDQQLRNAVIKQTAAEADPIGHTGEHSVEIQLPFIQYIVDSEIQILPIVLSDQTKQITKELGENIVTAATELNKDITILASTDFTHYQPHEQAAAADKPVIEAISNGDIEKISQKAQRGHSMCGPGAVIAMLAGMSEQGVSTGTVEKYATSGDTAGSKDDVVGYASITFTS, encoded by the coding sequence ATGACGGACATCCGCTCTCCGGCCGTTGCAGGGCAATTTTATCGATCAACATCTGAAGAACTCAAAAAACAGGTTGAAGAATCATTTGCGCATTCTGTAGGGCCGCAGTCAGGACCAAGGTGCGATAAAGAAGATCAACGTCTACATGGGGCTGTTGTTCCCCACGCAGGGTTACCATTCTCTGGACCAGTTGCAGCACACAGTTACAATAAGTTAGCACAATGTAGACAACCAGATACAATTGTTATCATCGGGCCAAATCATCGCGGCGGCGGTTCACCAATTAGCGTTGCCCCTCACGAGAAGTGGAGAACTCCATTCGGCGAAGTTAGCATCGACCAGCAACTTCGTAATGCTGTTATCAAGCAAACCGCGGCTGAAGCAGATCCAATAGGCCATACTGGCGAACACTCTGTGGAGATACAACTGCCGTTCATACAGTATATCGTTGATTCAGAAATACAGATTCTCCCGATCGTGCTTAGCGATCAAACCAAACAAATAACGAAGGAACTCGGAGAAAACATTGTAACAGCAGCAACGGAGCTAAACAAAGATATCACAATTCTTGCCTCAACGGACTTCACTCATTATCAGCCACATGAACAGGCCGCCGCCGCTGACAAGCCGGTAATCGAAGCAATTTCGAACGGAGACATTGAAAAGATCAGTCAAAAGGCACAGCGCGGACATTCAATGTGTGGTCCGGGGGCTGTAATTGCAATGCTCGCTGGTATGTCTGAACAGGGAGTTTCTACGGGGACAGTTGAAAAATACGCAACTAGCGGTGATACGGCCGGATCGAAGGACGATGTTGTTGGCTATGCATCGATTACATTCACCAGTTGA
- a CDS encoding RNA-guided endonuclease TnpB family protein: MLETTRTYVARITNHSQVRDDLDQCGFSASKLWNVGRYYIQERWDDDGEIPDEAELKSELKNHERYSDLHSQSSQRVLEELAEAFNGWYNSDDGNNPPGYRKRGDRHPRSTVTWKQKGIKHDAKHGQLRLSKGWNLKDGRSDFVLPEYETRPDVEVENIQQVRAVWNGDEWELHLVCKQEIPVEDVPGDKTAGIDLGISNYLAIDYEDGPSELYPGNTLKEDKHYFTREEYQTEGKNGPSKRALKARRKLSRRKDHFLHTLSKHIVERCVDEGVEKIAVGDLSDIREDENGDSWEWGQSGNKKLHGWEFDRFARLLEYKAEEHGILVDRVDEENTSKTCSCCGQIRDANRVERGLYVCESCETTMNADVNGAVNIRRKITQSPPAGDMSNGWLAQPGVFLFDRESGSFKTREQGVCKP, encoded by the coding sequence ATGCTGGAGACGACCCGCACCTATGTCGCACGCATCACGAATCACAGTCAGGTTCGTGACGACCTCGACCAGTGCGGGTTCTCTGCATCGAAACTGTGGAACGTCGGACGCTATTACATCCAAGAACGGTGGGATGACGATGGTGAGATACCCGATGAAGCCGAATTGAAATCGGAGTTGAAAAACCACGAACGCTATAGTGACCTGCATTCTCAGTCAAGTCAGCGAGTTCTTGAAGAGCTTGCTGAGGCGTTCAACGGGTGGTATAACTCCGACGACGGCAACAACCCACCGGGCTACCGGAAACGTGGCGACCGACACCCGCGATCCACCGTGACGTGGAAACAGAAAGGTATCAAACACGACGCCAAACACGGTCAACTCCGCCTCTCGAAAGGTTGGAATCTGAAAGACGGACGGTCAGACTTCGTCCTCCCGGAGTACGAAACTCGGCCCGACGTAGAAGTGGAGAACATCCAGCAAGTGCGTGCCGTCTGGAACGGAGACGAGTGGGAACTCCACCTCGTCTGCAAGCAAGAGATTCCCGTTGAGGATGTTCCCGGCGACAAGACGGCGGGTATCGACCTCGGAATCAGCAACTACCTCGCCATCGACTACGAGGACGGCCCTTCGGAGTTGTATCCGGGGAACACGCTGAAAGAGGACAAGCACTACTTCACCCGTGAGGAGTACCAGACCGAAGGCAAGAACGGACCATCAAAACGTGCGTTGAAGGCTCGCCGGAAACTCTCTCGACGCAAAGACCATTTCCTCCACACGCTCTCGAAACACATCGTTGAGCGGTGTGTCGACGAAGGCGTGGAGAAGATCGCGGTTGGCGACCTCAGCGACATCCGCGAGGATGAGAACGGTGACTCGTGGGAGTGGGGGCAGTCTGGGAACAAGAAACTCCACGGATGGGAGTTCGACCGATTCGCCCGTCTCCTCGAATACAAAGCCGAAGAACACGGTATCCTCGTTGACCGGGTAGACGAGGAGAACACCTCAAAGACGTGTTCGTGTTGCGGGCAAATTCGAGATGCGAACCGCGTGGAGCGCGGGCTGTACGTCTGTGAGTCGTGTGAGACGACGATGAACGCAGACGTGAACGGCGCGGTGAACATCCGTAGAAAGATAACTCAGAGTCCCCCAGCGGGGGATATGAGTAACGGCTGGTTGGCACAGCCCGGAGTCTTCCTGTTCGACCGCGAGAGCGGGTCGTTCAAAACGAGAGAACAGGGAGTCTGCAAACCCTAA
- the amrS gene encoding AmmeMemoRadiSam system radical SAM enzyme — MTSRETIHAESLDADRIQCHVCPRRCVIPSGERGVCGVRENTNGTLTLLTYGKTVSAAVDPIEKKPLFHFAPGSSVMSIATRGCNFRCDFCQNYTIALEADQRTPREQQLSPEQLATRLSQERAAGMAYTYTEPTIFLEYAYDTMNATPDERYNVFVSNGYMTPETAKTLGPHLDAINVDIKGDQSFYREYCGIPDPEPIYDALEVLAQHDVWIEITNLLVTGKNTDVETIADRMEWIVDVLGPQTPVHFSRFRPAYNMTDTPPTPVDTIESAIEVAEDAGLHYVYSGNVPGHESESTVCPNCSTTVIKRNGFEIQEYNLRDGRCPACNRTIPIAGRQWAQGTTTSNQRLRNL, encoded by the coding sequence GTGACTTCACGAGAGACAATCCACGCTGAATCTCTTGACGCTGATCGGATTCAGTGTCATGTCTGCCCCAGACGATGTGTCATTCCTTCTGGAGAGCGGGGCGTCTGTGGTGTCCGTGAAAATACAAACGGAACCCTAACCTTGCTTACCTATGGCAAAACGGTCTCAGCTGCTGTAGATCCAATCGAGAAGAAGCCACTGTTCCATTTTGCACCTGGTTCGTCCGTCATGTCAATCGCGACTCGAGGCTGTAACTTCCGATGTGACTTTTGTCAAAATTATACAATCGCGCTTGAAGCTGACCAACGAACTCCCCGTGAACAGCAACTTTCACCTGAGCAGCTTGCAACACGGTTAAGCCAAGAACGCGCAGCAGGTATGGCATACACATACACAGAGCCGACTATCTTCTTAGAGTATGCATATGACACGATGAACGCAACTCCAGACGAGAGATACAATGTGTTTGTCTCCAATGGATACATGACACCGGAAACCGCAAAGACTCTTGGCCCACACCTTGATGCGATTAACGTTGACATCAAAGGTGACCAGTCATTTTACCGAGAGTATTGTGGCATCCCTGATCCTGAGCCGATCTATGATGCTTTAGAAGTCCTTGCCCAGCACGATGTCTGGATTGAGATTACGAACCTTCTCGTGACTGGAAAAAACACAGACGTGGAAACAATTGCTGACCGTATGGAATGGATTGTTGATGTTCTTGGACCTCAGACCCCAGTCCATTTCTCTCGATTCCGGCCGGCATATAATATGACTGATACGCCCCCGACTCCCGTCGACACAATTGAATCTGCAATCGAAGTAGCCGAAGACGCTGGTTTGCACTATGTTTACTCAGGAAACGTCCCTGGACATGAATCGGAAAGCACAGTCTGTCCGAATTGCAGCACAACGGTAATCAAGCGGAACGGGTTCGAGATTCAGGAATACAACTTACGTGATGGACGGTGTCCAGCGTGTAATCGAACAATCCCGATTGCAGGTCGTCAATGGGCACAAGGGACTACAACATCCAACCAACGATTGCGGAATTTATAG